ATACCTGAAAATAGCCAGTTCACAGTTTGATGGGATTCTCTTGTGTATGCAATTTTATGTCCTCAAAAGTCCTACCAATCGTTGTATCACTGTCCATTCCTGGATATCTAATAATTGGCCCCCAATTGAAGTTAACACCTTCAACATTGTGTTTTGATGcagaaataaattccagtttAACAGTGGCTTCCAGGTTGACTTTTAGAAGCAAGGAAAGTAATGGAAAATTTATTAGTGCCTGAAGTGCCTTTAAGTATAAGGGACCGGCAAAATCAATACTAGTCCAATCTGATTGGCCCTTTATCATGTCTCCATTTGTGGGTCTAGCTTTACTCTGGAGAGAGGAAAGGTGTTAATGGAGGAGACTGATCCCCCTTGGGgcatttaagataaaaaaaaaagattgcagacATTTAATCCAGTTTGTTGTGGTTTTACACAAAAGTTTAAGACCCCTTCAGTTATTGGGTATACATGAGGGTTAATTCAATCGCATGATTCGGCTCCTAATTGCAATTGCCTTAGCTGCCTTATTATCAGCAGGCTGGAGGACGTGTCCAATGGCATCAAAgtgatttgatttatttggagAGGTAGGTGGTCAGGGAGTAAAAGTCCAAGGTTGAAATGTTTTGTGTGAAATGTTTGTTGATTAGGGGAACTGGTAATACAATTGCAGTTTGTGAGGCAAAATTCAACTGTGATAGAAGGAGCCACCAAATAGCACTTGTTAGGAGGCTGATGCGGAGAAGTTGGAAGAATTCAGGGGACCTGGGATGCTGACACAGTCTCGGGAAAGAAGGGTGATCAACTCACTCGCTGAAGGAGTCTCCCTGTTGTGGGACCTTGGATGCCTTGGACTTGGACATACAAAGAAAACCTGTAACAGGAAGAATACCTTAGAGAGGGACAGCGTAAGAGAAATTTATTGAGGGTGGGAAGTCAAGTCCATTCAGTAATTTGGGAAACGAGCATTTCCTGTGTGGCTGTTGCCTTTAGCTGCTAATTGAATTTCTAACCCAGTGACTTGCAGTTTTGAAATTACTGTTTCATACATTTCTGGAGCATGTGGTGCATGTGAGCTGAATTAAATGAGGCTAACTTACGTTTCCAGTATAAGTTGTGCAAAGTGAGAAAGATCTTTGTGGGAACAAAAGGCATCCCTCACCTGGTGACTCATGATGCTCGCACCATCCGCTATCCTGATCCCCTCATCAAGGTGAATGACACCATTCAGATTGATTTGGAGACTGGAAAGATTACGGATTTCATCAAGTTTGATACTGGTAAGCAAGCCTCAGTGCAACCTGGGCATTTTCATGAAAGCCCAGGTATAAGAACTATTCTTTGCTTCTCTCCcccttaaattaaattaaatgagaatttaATCAAGCTTTAGGATGTACTTGTATGGGGCCTGGCTacagggtttggttttgttttgagcTCTTTTCAGTGATTCTGATGTGACCTAATTAGCAACCAAAGCTAGAGGTCTTTTGATGTGGTAAAAGATCAGGAAGGGGGCAACTTGTGAAGTTTTAAGAAATGTGGGGGGGATGTTAAACCTTATTGTGTGTCATCAGCATGGCTTTGTAGTGGTAGTAAGGGTTAGAGATAGGGATGTGTTCTGAATGGGGGAAGGAGTGGCTTTGATGAGGTGTGAGGGGTTGAACAGATTTCTGTTGGATGGAGGGCAGAAACAAGTGCCCAGAGTCTCTGCTCCAATACCCAGGTATATGGTATGTTCACTTCCAGAAGCCCAAATGCTCAGAATATTCTGAGTGGCTGAGATGAGCCTATTATAAGACACCTCAGATCTCCTCTAGAGGTCTCAAAACTTCCCTATCTGTGTAAATGCTTGAGGGCTAGGTAGGAAGGTGCCCAAAAAGCAAGCCACCCTAATTGGGCTACAGCTCTTAGTCACTTGGGCACCATCCTCAACTTCTGTGAGCAACTGCAGCAGAGAATTGGGCCTTGGAACCGAACAACCTAGGCAAGACATGGTGACCTGGAGAGGTGTGTTTGATGGAGCTTAGATTTttagggggggagggggagatgcaGGGCAAATCCTAAGAGGGCCCTGAGTGCTTGCTTGGCTAACAGATAGCAATAGAAGTaaattcaaatgagaaaactTTGTTTTAGGCCTATCTCTGGTCATTCATCACATCGGGTTATAGATTGGCATGGTACCTTGCCCTGCCTGAGCAGATTGCTTCTTCTCTCTAGGTAATCTGTGTATGGTGACTGGAGGTGCCAACCTGGGAAGAATTGGTGTGATCACCAACCGAGAGAGACACCCTGGTTCTTTTGATGTAGTTCACGTGAAAGATGCCAATGGCAACAGCTTTGCCACCCGActctccaacatttttgttaTTGGCAAAGTAAGTCCGGGTTTCCCTTCTCTAGCCCAGGGAAACCTGTAAATGTAGGTACTGCTGGGAGTGCAGCacctggctcctggctggcttTACTGATCATACTGTAAATCCTCTTCTGGGATAGGGCTCAcacagagcagggctggggcaaGCCTGTGCTTTTGCAGTATCACAGAATCCAAGGGGGGTCTGATCACCTTAGTTGATGAAAAGTACCAGTAATGAAGTGAATATGCCTTACACTGGTTTTTCCAATTAgtgcctgggggttggggggactaGTGGTCAGCCTCGGACACTACTTAGTAATTGTAAGTCATTAACTACGAAGGACATTAAAATAGTTCACATCTACGTGTATGGGCAGCAAGTTTAATAGGGTGGCCCCAGCAGCCCAGACAGTGGATATTTCTCATAAGCCAGCATCTAAAGGTCTTAGGACTGCCTGGCTGTGGCTTAATGTTCTCAGGCCTCTGTTTCTTTAAATGAGAGGACAAATAGAGCACGTGCCAAGCTGCTAATGGGAGTTAGTGTGTGGTGGGTCTTGACACTCCTTGTTCTCCCCTCCAGGGCAACAAACCATGGATTTCTCTTCCCCGTGGAAAGGGTATCCGCCTCACCATTGCTGAGGAAAGAGACAAGAGACTGGCAGCCAAACAGAGCAGTGGGTAAAATGGTCCCTGGGTGACGTGATTGGAAGTCTTTATACTTAATTAAAGATTCTACAGCACGCTAAATGTCTCATGGTGTTTGTTGTGGTCTGGgttggggttttgttttcttttacagttGCCTACTGTTTTATTTCTAACATGAAAAGTAGATTGAATCCTCCAGCAGGCTTGGGCATTCTGTGATGGAGGGCTTCCTGTgagtggtttgggttttttgttttgttttgtttttgttttaggctGGGCTTGGGCAGTGGGAGGGAGAACACACCAGACTTAAGAACGAGCAGCAACTAACCCAGGAGGGGGGAGAGCCCAGATTGTTGGCCATAACTCCTCTGTACTGTTGACtcttcacttggaaaaaaaaattcgaTGCCCTCCTTCCCCTGGTTCATCTGTTTTTTAGAGCAAGGTGAAGCAgcgggagagaatcttcagcagactcgcCACTAatcatggagccagatgtggggcttgaggtcatgacctgagcaagtcacccaggtgccccttgcccaCCAATCTTTTTTCCTAAGGTTTATTTTAGAGGtgcaggagggacagggagagaattcTTAGACTCCCTGTCCAGCACAGGGCCCGCTCTGGGActcccagggcttgatcttaggaccttgagatgatgacctgagcctaatCAAGCTTaggccattgagccacccaagttccctGCCCACCAATCTTAAGAATTGTCCTTGCTGGAAGGGGCCagctctcttcctttttccctatAAGGCAAGTCTGCTAAAAAAAAGCCTCTTTACCTCCTATAGCAGGGCTTGTCAACCTTCATATTCTTGGTCCAGATAACTTGTGGGTGGCTGTCCTGTATATTGTGGGGAGAtaaacagcatccctggcctccaaCCACAAGGTTACAGCATGCCTTCCTCTTCCACCCAGTTGTGATCATGTAACAAAGTAACTCTTGATGTAGCCAGATCCCTCCTGAGGAGCAAAACTGGTCTTGTGTCTCAccatcactgtttttttttttttatttgatttattcatgagagataaggAGAGCTAGGCAAAgacctgggcagagggaaaagcaggctccccatggggagcccaatgtgggactcctcctgggactccaggatcatgccctgagctgaaggcacttaaccactgagccacccaggtgtcacaaTCGCTTAAACATCTTGTTGCAGACCTAACTTACTAAATGATTCCACCATGACAAGTTTTCAGATAAAAAGGccatttgaactttatttttttagattttgtttgagagtgagcatgaataggagaggagacagaagaagactccctgtggagcagggagcccattgtggggctagatcccagggatcatgacctgagctgaaggcagacacttaaccaactgagccacccggggcccccCGTTTTGGGAATCTATCTGAAGCATGATGAGCCTGGGTAAGTTCACTTCACGTGTTTAACTTGGCACACATAATGGTCCTCCCAGGTGCCCAGGTCTGTGGTCTGACAGAAGGAGGTATGCTGAAGATCTGTGGCTTGCAGTGTCTCCACCCCAGCTGGATCTTGGGCTTGTTAGCCACAGGTGCAAACTGATCAGCTAAAGGAGGGATCAGCTAAAGGACTCCTGAGGGAGTCTTCCAAGCCGATTTGGTCTCACAGGGCTTCTCTGCCCTTCATTTTGCAAACTCCAAAGCACGACTGGCTGGGGCTTGAGAGCAGTCAACCTGAGACCTCAGCAggagaaagggatttttttcaagAACAAGTTCCAATCAAATCAAGCCAGAGAGGGGTGTGGTATTGTGCTTGCCAGACATGTTGCTAAAGTGTAATCCTGTGGAGCTCATCCAGATAGGCAGTTCTGATGAGGAGCCAGGCCAGAAGTAATCTGAAGCTGtcccttgggacgcctgggtgggtcagtggttgagtggctgccttcggcccagggtgtgatcccagaattccgtaatcaagtcccacattgggcttcctgcaaggagcctgcttctccctctgcctatgtctctgccttctctctgtgtctctcatgaataaataaataaaatctttgaaaaaaataaaggtgttcTTGAAAAATAGGCTGGTGAGACAGTGAAAGGCCAAAGGGCAGGAGT
The window above is part of the Vulpes lagopus strain Blue_001 chromosome X, ASM1834538v1, whole genome shotgun sequence genome. Proteins encoded here:
- the RPS4X gene encoding 40S ribosomal protein S4, X isoform; protein product: MARGPKKHLKRVAAPKHWMLDKLTGVFAPRPSTGPHKLRECLPLIIFLRNRLKYALTGDEVKKICMQRFIKIDGKVRTDITYPAGFMDVISIDKTGENFRLIYDTKGRFAVHRITPEEAKYKLCKVRKIFVGTKGIPHLVTHDARTIRYPDPLIKVNDTIQIDLETGKITDFIKFDTGNLCMVTGGANLGRIGVITNRERHPGSFDVVHVKDANGNSFATRLSNIFVIGKGNKPWISLPRGKGIRLTIAEERDKRLAAKQSSG